The following coding sequences are from one Microtus pennsylvanicus isolate mMicPen1 chromosome 1, mMicPen1.hap1, whole genome shotgun sequence window:
- the Cggbp1 gene encoding CGG triplet repeat-binding protein 1, with translation MERFVVTAPPARNRSKTALYVTPLDRVTEFGGELHEDGGKLFCTSCNVVLNHVRKSAISDHLKSKTHTKRKAEFEEQNVRKKQRPLTASLQCNSTAQTEKVSVIQDFVKMCLEANIPLEKADHPAVRAFLSRHVKNGGSIPKSDQLRRAYLPDGYENENQLLNSQDC, from the coding sequence ATGGAACGGTTTGTAGTAACAGCACCACCTGCTCGGAACCGTTCTAAGACTGCTTTGTATGTGACCCCTCTGGATCGAGTCACTGAATTTGGAGGTGAGCTTCATGAAGATGGAGGAAAACTCTTCTGCACTTCTTGCAATGTGGTTCTGAATCATGTTCGCAAGTCTGCCATTAGTGACCACCTCAAGTCAAAGACACACACTAAGAGGAAGGCAGAATTTGAAGAGCAGAAtgtgagaaagaagcagaggccCCTGACTGCATCTCTTCAATGCAACAGTACTGCGCAAACAGAGAAAGTCAGTGTTATCCAGGACTTTGTGAAAATGTGCCTGGAAGCCAACATCCCCTTGGAGAAGGCTGATCATCCAGCAGTCCGAGCATTCCTGTCTCGACATGTGAAAAACGGAGGCTCCATACCTAAGTCAGACCAGCTGAGAAGAGCGTATCTGCCTGATGGATATGAGAATGAAAATCAGCTCCTCAACTCACAAGATTGTTGA